In a single window of the Papaver somniferum cultivar HN1 chromosome 8, ASM357369v1, whole genome shotgun sequence genome:
- the LOC113306172 gene encoding aspartic proteinase CDR1-like — translation MDPDVARLPVVYEPRMFYVVKIGLGTFPGRRKSFMHYYFMIDTGSDQTWLQCKGATKAFTQDMPLYPWNSSTTYRHVACNTHPLCKGDKRNIDGQCTYIASYITGLVTSGIFAEEKLTIGSDAGGLENIKIHMGCGFLQENFEKFIGYNHLYGQPDLIAGILGLGSGQWSFLNQLGDAGKGKFSYCFETFNPNIEGSDTYLRFGADAKIGGAGQKVYTTPIVVPKFRTQLYYLNLEDISVGNKRVRFSRGTFKLSSKAEVGTAIDSGTPISIMYKDHFDRVADLMKEHFNEFDIEYIGSHQSFDVCFRLRENILL, via the coding sequence ATGGATCCTGATGTTGCCCGTTTGCCTGTAGTTTACGAACCAAGAATGTTTTACGTTGTAAAAATTGGTTTAGGTACGTTTCCTGGTAGACGAAAGTCATTCATGCATTACTATTTTATGATTGATACAGGTAGTGATCAAACATGGCTTCAGTGCAAAGGTGCCACTAAAGCTTTCACTCAAGATATGCCACTTTATCCTTGGAATTCGTCAACTACATATCGTCATGTTGCTTGTAATACACATCCTCTTTGTAAGGGAGATAAACGCAATATTGATGGTCAATGCACTTACATAGCAAGCTATATTACTGGATTAGTTACATCTGGTATTTTTGCTGAAGAAAAACTCACTATAGGCTCCGACGCTGGTGgtcttgaaaatattaaaatacacATGGGTTGTGGTTTTCTCCAAGAGAATTTCGAAAAATTTATTGGATATAATCATTTATATGGCCAACCTGATCTTATTGCAGGAATACTCGGCTTAGGGTCGGGACAATGGTCTTTCCTAAATCAATTAGGTGATGCTGGAAAAGGAAAATTTTCTTATTGCTTCGAGACGTTTAACCCGAATATTGAGGGATCAGATACATATTTAAGGTTTGGTGCAGATGCAAAAATTGGAGGTGCAGGTCAAAAAGTATATACAACTCCCATTGTTGTGCCTAAGTTTCGAACGCAACTCTATTACTTAAATCTAGAAGATATTAGTGTAGGCAACAAAAGAGTAAGATTTTCTAGAGGTACTTTCAAGCTTAGTAGTAAAGCAGAAGTCGGTACTGCTATAGATTCTGGTACCCCAATATCCATTATGTATAAGGATCATTTTGATAGAGTTGCAGATTTGATGAAGGAACATTTTAACGAGTTCGACATTGAATATATTGGTTCTCACCAAAGTTTTGACGTTTGTTTCCGCCTACGGGAAAATATCCTTCTATAA